A portion of the Oxynema aestuarii AP17 genome contains these proteins:
- the ccsB gene encoding c-type cytochrome biogenesis protein CcsB: MDLVVLQNWLDNASFAVLFLTMLVYWVGAAFPGIPALSALGTSGMAIANLSMAALLAARWLEAGYFPLSNLYESLFFLAWGITTMHLIAEQMSRSRLVGVVTSPVAMAITAFAALSLPDKMQVSEPLVPALKSNWLMMHVSVMMISYATLMVGSLLAIAFLVVTRGQNIELRGSSIGNGAYRSDRYRLQRNGETAAVTAAESSNSPQNGASAIFGDRNGQATGASVAVLDYVEVETARSLSPQVKTTAAEPLSPQRLSLADTLDNISYRIIGLGFPLLTIGIIAGAVWANEAWGSYWSWDPKETWALITWLVFAAYLHARITRGWQGRKPAILAATGFVVVWICYLGVNLLGKGLHSYGWFF; the protein is encoded by the coding sequence ATGGATCTGGTTGTACTCCAGAATTGGTTAGATAATGCTTCTTTTGCCGTCCTCTTTTTAACCATGCTCGTGTATTGGGTTGGGGCGGCATTTCCGGGAATTCCAGCGCTGTCGGCGTTGGGAACGAGTGGGATGGCGATCGCCAATTTATCGATGGCGGCGTTACTTGCGGCCCGATGGCTGGAAGCGGGTTATTTCCCGTTGAGCAATCTTTACGAATCCCTCTTTTTCTTGGCGTGGGGGATAACGACGATGCATTTAATTGCCGAACAAATGAGCCGTTCGCGCTTGGTCGGCGTGGTGACGTCCCCGGTGGCGATGGCGATTACGGCATTTGCGGCGTTGTCGCTACCGGACAAAATGCAGGTGTCGGAACCGTTAGTCCCGGCCCTCAAATCGAATTGGCTGATGATGCACGTCAGTGTCATGATGATTTCTTACGCGACGTTGATGGTCGGTTCGCTGTTGGCGATCGCCTTTTTGGTGGTCACTCGCGGTCAAAATATCGAATTGCGGGGCAGTTCGATCGGCAACGGCGCCTATCGCAGCGATCGCTACCGACTGCAACGTAACGGCGAAACGGCGGCGGTTACGGCGGCTGAGTCGTCGAATTCCCCCCAGAATGGGGCGAGTGCGATCTTCGGCGATCGCAACGGTCAAGCTACGGGCGCCAGTGTCGCCGTTCTCGATTATGTCGAAGTCGAAACTGCGCGATCGTTAAGTCCGCAAGTCAAGACCACCGCCGCCGAACCCCTATCCCCCCAACGTCTCAGCCTCGCCGATACCCTCGATAACATCAGCTATCGGATTATTGGATTGGGCTTTCCCCTCCTCACCATCGGCATTATTGCCGGGGCCGTTTGGGCGAACGAAGCCTGGGGGTCGTATTGGAGTTGGGACCCGAAAGAAACCTGGGCTTTGATTACGTGGTTGGTTTTCGCCGCTTACTTGCACGCGCGCATTACCCGAGGGTGGCAAGGACGGAAACCCGCGATTTTAGCCGCTACGGGTTTTGTCGTGGTCTGGATCTGCTATCTTGGGGTCAATCTTTTGGGTAAAGGGCTGCATTCTTACGGTTGGTTCTTTTAA
- a CDS encoding KGK domain-containing protein, translated as MQNGFESLGYDDVISTSASNLMFQCTFKVSEFMALLQTKLEEENLFSEGLDCEVLSPGQKWRRGKVMLRLEFYPEGTEMTTTQPSEMPEYSPSDTE; from the coding sequence ATGCAAAATGGATTTGAGTCCCTCGGTTACGATGACGTCATCTCTACCAGTGCAAGTAATTTAATGTTTCAATGCACGTTTAAGGTGAGCGAATTTATGGCGCTTCTGCAAACCAAATTAGAAGAAGAAAATTTATTTTCCGAAGGTTTGGACTGCGAAGTGCTCAGTCCCGGTCAAAAATGGCGTCGCGGTAAGGTGATGTTGCGTCTGGAATTCTATCCAGAAGGGACGGAAATGACGACGACCCAACCCTCTGAGATGCCCGAATACTCCCCGTCGGATACGGAGTAA
- the tilS gene encoding tRNA lysidine(34) synthetase TilS, whose translation MSPWTPLHAHIHTTLRSRQLVGRNDRLLIAVSGGQDSLCLLQLLRDLQPKWNWDLAIAHCDHRWRPDSAENAVHVGRLAARMDLPFYLETARSPVETEAAARSWRYRVLERIACKDGFGAIATGHTASDRAETLLFNLLRGTGADGLQALTWKRPLSPEIVLVRPLLAVTRSQTAEFCDRFALPIWQDATNHDLKYTRNRIRHELLPYLASHFNPQVERHCAQTAELLRAEVEYLEAVAAQWLQCCLPQYTEKVKSPSVKTALNREKLRDCPLALQRRVMRQWWEQWAERSPNFERIEAAIALIDAPNGTCSDPFPGGAIARVSGEWIEIHHPPT comes from the coding sequence ATGTCCCCCTGGACGCCCCTACACGCCCACATCCATACAACGTTACGATCGCGGCAACTGGTCGGACGCAACGATCGCCTGTTGATTGCAGTGTCTGGCGGTCAGGATTCTTTGTGTTTGCTGCAACTGTTGCGCGATTTACAGCCGAAATGGAATTGGGATCTCGCGATCGCCCATTGCGATCACCGATGGCGCCCGGATTCGGCTGAGAATGCGGTTCACGTGGGACGACTCGCCGCACGGATGGATCTTCCGTTTTATCTGGAAACGGCCCGATCGCCTGTGGAGACGGAAGCGGCGGCTCGGAGTTGGCGCTATCGTGTTTTAGAACGGATCGCCTGCAAGGATGGGTTTGGGGCGATCGCCACGGGACATACGGCGAGCGATCGCGCGGAAACTTTACTATTTAACCTGTTACGCGGCACGGGAGCCGATGGCTTGCAAGCGCTGACCTGGAAACGCCCTTTATCTCCAGAAATTGTGCTCGTTCGCCCGCTTTTGGCGGTGACGCGATCGCAAACGGCTGAGTTTTGCGATCGGTTCGCGCTTCCCATTTGGCAAGACGCGACCAATCACGACTTAAAATATACTCGCAACCGCATCCGTCACGAGCTGCTGCCCTATTTAGCCTCTCACTTCAACCCGCAAGTCGAACGCCATTGCGCCCAAACTGCCGAACTCCTGCGCGCCGAGGTCGAATATCTCGAAGCCGTCGCGGCGCAATGGCTGCAGTGTTGCTTACCACAATATACGGAAAAAGTCAAGTCCCCTTCGGTCAAAACGGCACTCAATCGGGAAAAGTTGCGCGATTGTCCGTTAGCCTTGCAACGGCGGGTGATGCGGCAGTGGTGGGAGCAATGGGCCGAGCGATCGCCCAACTTCGAGCGGATCGAGGCCGCGATCGCCCTAATCGACGCCCCCAACGGCACCTGTAGCGATCCCTTTCCGGGAGGGGCGATCGCCCGAGTGTCGGGAGAGTGGATCGAAATCCACCACCCCCCGACCTAG
- the hmpF gene encoding pilus motility taxis protein HmpF, which translates to MLYLAEVQKKSGVFGGGKAELKLLACQRGEQSWSAIPGEDIVPADEASNFNAGVLVLAELTASKQVQRVQEAGRQLVTILQNFSRQQEKYKTKEEEIEQWMQSLTFQSQELNRREMEMQTREEELTQLQQEAEGLESRRDEINSAREEADRLREEITQKQQELDAAWEQLRAEKEGLEAQQQDLSQAVKLDDEQANHIRELLDYLSQTGISTEALQAQVNVSFETISAWQSAFDEHWQHVEQQRSQAQQLQEDIDRQAGEVENRDRDWHEAQKQLQQTIADLQARERALSLKQEYADSMRSNLERQQQLHQQLFQMADTSEQVSIGDKVDVEALEKMPLEELQGVVQNLQQDLDKIFQFVNGQEEELRLQQDTIDELQQKLNQGGGDRSALESELADEREAYQMLNETLVGQRRNLRERQEILSQHQGVLARRLGHADGSNPGQKLALGPILGQMEEQQEQLRQQLEALDLEISQLQDEIGQTRGEIDGKNQELNRQQEEIRSSQQGLLERRQQVAQMWGRVNILEEVLQPSQDRLNTLKAKLEELSGSLGQLQEGESHQEQAISQMREALSGLIGGESQGELAAS; encoded by the coding sequence GTGCTGTATCTAGCGGAAGTACAAAAAAAGAGCGGAGTTTTTGGTGGGGGTAAGGCCGAACTCAAACTCCTAGCTTGTCAGCGAGGCGAGCAGAGTTGGTCTGCCATCCCCGGGGAAGACATCGTCCCAGCCGATGAAGCTAGCAATTTTAACGCTGGCGTCCTGGTTTTAGCCGAGCTGACGGCGAGCAAGCAGGTCCAGCGCGTCCAAGAGGCGGGCCGTCAATTGGTGACGATCTTGCAAAACTTCTCCCGCCAGCAAGAAAAATATAAGACTAAAGAAGAAGAAATCGAGCAGTGGATGCAGTCGCTGACGTTCCAAAGTCAGGAACTCAATCGCCGCGAAATGGAAATGCAAACGCGCGAGGAGGAACTGACGCAACTGCAACAGGAGGCGGAAGGTCTCGAATCTCGACGGGATGAAATCAACAGCGCCCGCGAGGAGGCCGATCGCCTGCGCGAGGAAATCACTCAAAAACAACAGGAACTCGATGCGGCGTGGGAACAACTGCGCGCGGAAAAAGAAGGCTTGGAAGCCCAGCAACAAGACCTCTCGCAAGCGGTTAAACTCGATGACGAGCAGGCCAATCATATCCGCGAACTGCTCGATTACCTCTCGCAAACAGGTATATCGACCGAAGCGCTGCAAGCACAAGTCAATGTTTCGTTTGAAACGATTTCGGCGTGGCAGTCGGCGTTTGACGAACACTGGCAGCACGTGGAGCAACAGCGATCTCAGGCCCAGCAGTTGCAAGAGGATATCGATCGCCAGGCGGGGGAAGTTGAAAATCGCGATCGCGACTGGCACGAGGCTCAAAAGCAGTTACAACAAACGATCGCCGACCTTCAAGCTCGCGAACGCGCGTTGAGTCTCAAGCAAGAATATGCCGATTCGATGCGCTCGAACCTCGAACGCCAACAGCAGTTGCACCAGCAGTTGTTTCAAATGGCCGATACGTCGGAACAGGTGAGTATCGGCGATAAGGTCGATGTGGAAGCTTTGGAAAAAATGCCCTTGGAGGAATTGCAAGGGGTGGTCCAAAATCTCCAACAAGACCTCGATAAGATTTTTCAGTTCGTGAACGGGCAAGAAGAGGAGTTGCGCCTCCAACAAGATACCATTGACGAACTTCAACAAAAATTAAATCAAGGGGGGGGCGATCGCTCGGCTCTCGAAAGCGAACTCGCCGACGAGCGAGAAGCCTATCAAATGCTCAACGAAACTCTCGTCGGTCAGCGCCGCAATCTCCGGGAACGTCAGGAAATTCTCAGCCAACATCAAGGGGTGTTGGCCCGCCGTTTGGGTCACGCCGACGGTTCCAATCCCGGCCAAAAGTTGGCCCTCGGTCCGATTTTGGGACAGATGGAAGAGCAACAAGAGCAACTTCGTCAACAACTTGAGGCTCTCGATCTCGAAATTTCTCAGTTACAAGACGAGATCGGCCAAACTCGCGGGGAGATCGACGGCAAAAATCAGGAACTCAACCGCCAGCAGGAGGAAATTCGCTCGTCTCAACAGGGGTTGCTCGAACGCCGCCAGCAGGTGGCCCAGATGTGGGGCCGGGTCAATATCTTGGAGGAGGTGTTGCAACCGAGTCAAGATCGACTCAATACTCTCAAAGCCAAGCTCGAAGAGCTTTCCGGTTCCCTCGGTCAACTCCAAGAAGGGGAAAGCCACCAAGAACAGGCGATCTCCCAAATGCGCGAAGCCTTGAGCGGTTTGATCGGTGGCGAGTCTCAAGGGGAATTAGCTGCTTCCTAG
- a CDS encoding response regulator — translation MQGNLNEIDIRSILQLIELGQRTGELFVEAYASPAGGGDPRFAHPGGDRPRYPERSRPPEQSWFVFFSNGQMIYAADSDISLARLRDYLRRYNLENALDTTQAPYISSTNALEYGYLWALLENHVLTPAQGRSIIQGMVRETLFDLLSLHHGSFIFEMGPALAPQLTTLEIGSLVTKIMKQVQEWKQFHPHIQSPNQCPAISDPVQMREALPENTFNNLSRWADGKTNLRQMSRYLNRDILTVARAIYPFVQLGLVQLFYPESDVATPPKRELELPAVAQVPRVVCIDDDLTVGKTVEYMLHEHGYEVTAIVNPLKALSLVFQLKPDLILCDITMPELDGYEICAMLRRSSAFRQTPIIMLTGKDGFIDRVKARMIGSTDYLTKPFGESELLMLVEKYIGPGDPEHPEPESLLADALEGEL, via the coding sequence ATGCAGGGAAATTTAAATGAAATCGATATTCGCAGCATCCTGCAACTGATTGAACTCGGACAGCGAACCGGAGAACTCTTTGTCGAAGCCTACGCCAGTCCTGCGGGTGGGGGAGATCCTCGTTTTGCCCATCCCGGGGGCGATCGCCCTCGCTATCCCGAGCGATCGCGCCCCCCCGAACAATCCTGGTTCGTCTTTTTTAGCAACGGTCAAATGATCTACGCCGCCGATAGCGACATCAGCTTAGCCCGTTTGCGCGACTACTTGCGTCGCTACAACCTCGAAAACGCCCTAGATACGACCCAAGCCCCTTATATTTCTTCAACCAACGCCCTCGAATACGGATACTTGTGGGCCTTACTCGAAAATCACGTCCTCACCCCAGCCCAAGGGCGCAGTATCATCCAGGGCATGGTTCGCGAAACCCTCTTCGACCTGTTGAGCCTCCATCACGGTTCCTTTATCTTCGAGATGGGCCCGGCCCTGGCCCCCCAACTGACGACCTTAGAAATCGGCTCGTTAGTCACCAAAATCATGAAACAGGTGCAAGAGTGGAAGCAATTTCACCCCCACATTCAATCTCCCAATCAATGCCCCGCCATTTCCGATCCGGTGCAAATGCGAGAAGCGTTACCGGAAAATACCTTTAACAACCTCAGCCGATGGGCCGACGGCAAAACGAACCTGCGTCAAATGTCGCGCTACTTGAATCGGGATATTTTGACCGTCGCCCGCGCGATTTATCCCTTCGTCCAACTCGGTTTGGTGCAGTTGTTTTATCCCGAATCCGACGTGGCGACGCCGCCCAAACGCGAACTGGAACTGCCCGCCGTCGCCCAAGTGCCCCGAGTCGTTTGTATCGACGACGACCTCACCGTCGGCAAAACCGTAGAGTACATGCTCCACGAACACGGCTACGAAGTGACGGCGATCGTCAATCCGCTCAAAGCCTTGAGTTTGGTATTTCAGCTCAAACCGGATTTAATTTTGTGCGATATTACCATGCCCGAACTCGACGGCTATGAAATCTGCGCCATGTTGCGCCGTTCCTCCGCCTTCCGCCAAACGCCGATTATCATGCTCACCGGAAAAGATGGCTTTATCGACCGCGTCAAAGCCCGCATGATCGGTTCGACCGACTACCTGACCAAACCTTTTGGCGAAAGTGAACTGCTCATGCTCGTCGAAAAATATATCGGCCCGGGGGACCCGGAACATCCCGAACCGGAAAGTTTGTTAGCCGACGCCCTCGAAGGGGAACTTTGA
- a CDS encoding response regulator transcription factor, translating into MSTVLVVEDSVTQREMISNLLKGSGLNVSVATDGVEALEQIQDKCPDLVVLDIVMPRMNGYEVCRRLKADPKTQNVPVVMCSSKGEEFDRYWGMKQGADAYIAKPFQPTELVGTVKQLLRG; encoded by the coding sequence ATGAGTACAGTTCTGGTTGTGGAAGACAGCGTCACGCAACGGGAGATGATCTCAAACCTCCTCAAGGGGAGTGGATTAAATGTTAGCGTGGCCACGGATGGCGTCGAAGCATTAGAGCAGATCCAGGATAAATGTCCCGACCTGGTCGTTCTCGATATCGTCATGCCCCGCATGAACGGTTACGAAGTATGCAGGCGTCTCAAAGCCGATCCAAAAACACAAAATGTTCCCGTCGTGATGTGTTCTTCCAAAGGGGAGGAATTCGATCGCTATTGGGGCATGAAACAAGGCGCGGACGCCTATATTGCCAAACCGTTCCAACCCACCGAACTGGTCGGGACGGTCAAACAACTACTCAGAGGTTGA
- a CDS encoding chemotaxis protein CheW — translation MVGNPDFLTGIGMDQAPEIQELESPEGELHLRFYVPSGNEFALPATGIHEVIASSPEWVTPIPNVSPLLLGTLNVRGRVIWVADLGQFLGDPSSLNTDRPEIPIIAVEDQDTILGLAVDKIVGMDWLDVEQVLLPTNVPDSMAPFLRGEWVSGENGEKVLRLLDSNAILRSARWAA, via the coding sequence ATGGTGGGCAATCCGGATTTTCTCACCGGAATCGGGATGGATCAGGCACCGGAAATCCAAGAACTCGAAAGTCCCGAAGGCGAGTTACACTTGAGATTTTACGTGCCTTCAGGGAACGAGTTTGCCCTTCCGGCAACTGGAATTCACGAAGTGATCGCGTCGTCCCCGGAATGGGTGACCCCCATTCCCAACGTCTCTCCCTTGCTCCTGGGTACCTTAAACGTTCGGGGGCGGGTGATTTGGGTGGCCGACCTCGGTCAGTTTCTCGGAGATCCGTCATCCCTCAACACCGACAGACCGGAGATTCCCATCATTGCCGTGGAAGATCAAGACACTATACTGGGGTTAGCAGTAGATAAAATTGTCGGCATGGACTGGTTGGATGTCGAGCAAGTGCTGCTTCCCACCAACGTTCCAGACAGTATGGCTCCTTTCCTGCGGGGGGAATGGGTATCCGGCGAAAATGGGGAAAAAGTTTTACGATTGCTCGATAGTAACGCAATTTTGCGATCGGCCCGATGGGCCGCATGA
- a CDS encoding methyl-accepting chemotaxis protein yields MASGTTDYQQEYERALNAYNNNNYEQAATIVNQLVEEYPEDPSARLLAGHIYGYGLQMYDVALQQYEGVQTLTDDPAYLEQAFQGMDYIRQYANGEHYEPDDETENLLEDDIAFDGGATEYPQEDEQTAAYEDLPGIEGEDLDLAESDYGDAFDLGGLDFEDLDTDLNEDRSPSDAEDLAENPFSDTVALDEDREGRAQGAEGTEIPDPFAADEELLAEAEQANWNDPLASDLPDFLPEEGEMPDLMGDPMASPSSSPFAAFENAEDLDLEDLDKPFADFDDAFSDRTEAIEGTEEDESWSAPQSQPSLSQMADESLDVFDEVEEAFPPEGTAPPTEDATLLMGDRPASFPEMHSSPTSGGQSPGSFAPPPATTPEEDYENYETQTFVSEPSGNGYQDSFDFDDFDDAFSSGEPGGGMGADFDEEEAIEGEGLGEGNGGAFLDEFEDFNDLDLGNLPEFDFSDDTSGSTTGGFGIDDGSMGLGDLDRAYAMPEDTDGSIIRDDEIFSIAGSAQQVPAFAQTESPPEPSSVNTDPGMLGFLETANLSKKHMWVGLMTGAISAIAAASMSYAAARGQWPRVVKDPAMVLAAGVAGIVSTYAFGNVSARQIRRSTDDLQSQFDAVSQGNLSARATVFSEDEFGQLAHKFNQMARVIYTTTGEAQRKAEEQEQAREDLQRQVIRLLDDVEGAARGDLTVQAEVTADVLGAVADSFNLTIQNLREIVLQVKLAARQVTRGATDSESFARSLSSDALRQAEELAATLNSVQEMTKSIQRVADSAREAEDVARSASATALKGGEAVEQTVVGILEVRETVAETTRKVKRLAESSQEISKIVAVISSIASRTNLLALNASIEAARAGEAGRGFAIVADEVRQLADRSAKALKEIEQIVMQIQSETGAVMMAMEEGTQQVIEGTKRAEQAKRALENIIQVTNRIDVLVRSITADTVEQTETSRSVAQVMQAVELTAQETSQEAQRVSVSLQNLVGVARDLLTSVERFRVETVERR; encoded by the coding sequence ATGGCATCAGGTACGACGGATTATCAACAAGAATACGAACGGGCATTAAACGCCTACAACAACAATAACTACGAGCAAGCCGCTACCATCGTCAATCAACTCGTCGAAGAATATCCCGAAGATCCGAGCGCCCGCCTGCTTGCCGGACATATTTACGGCTACGGTTTGCAAATGTACGACGTGGCCTTGCAGCAGTACGAAGGGGTTCAAACGCTCACCGACGACCCGGCGTATCTCGAACAAGCTTTTCAGGGGATGGACTACATCCGTCAGTACGCCAACGGGGAGCATTACGAACCCGACGACGAAACCGAAAACCTCCTAGAAGATGACATCGCCTTTGACGGCGGCGCGACGGAATACCCCCAGGAAGACGAACAAACTGCCGCTTACGAAGACCTTCCCGGTATCGAGGGAGAAGATCTCGATTTGGCGGAGTCGGACTACGGCGACGCCTTCGATCTCGGCGGTTTGGACTTTGAAGACCTCGATACCGACCTCAACGAAGATCGCAGCCCCTCGGACGCCGAAGACTTGGCCGAGAATCCCTTCAGCGATACGGTCGCCCTCGACGAAGACCGAGAGGGAAGGGCGCAGGGGGCCGAAGGGACGGAAATCCCCGATCCGTTTGCCGCCGACGAAGAGTTACTCGCCGAAGCAGAACAGGCTAACTGGAACGATCCTCTGGCCTCCGACCTGCCCGATTTCCTGCCCGAAGAGGGGGAAATGCCCGATTTAATGGGCGATCCGATGGCCAGTCCGAGTTCGTCGCCCTTTGCGGCGTTCGAGAATGCAGAAGACCTCGATTTAGAGGATCTCGACAAGCCGTTTGCCGATTTTGACGATGCTTTTAGCGATCGCACCGAGGCAATCGAGGGGACGGAGGAAGACGAGTCGTGGAGCGCCCCGCAAAGCCAGCCGAGCCTGTCGCAAATGGCCGACGAGAGTCTCGACGTGTTCGACGAGGTCGAAGAGGCATTTCCGCCGGAAGGGACGGCGCCACCGACGGAAGACGCGACCTTGTTGATGGGCGATCGCCCCGCCAGTTTTCCGGAAATGCACTCCTCCCCGACCTCCGGCGGCCAAAGCCCCGGCAGCTTCGCGCCTCCCCCGGCCACGACGCCGGAAGAAGACTACGAAAACTACGAAACTCAAACTTTCGTCTCCGAACCCTCGGGCAACGGCTACCAGGACAGCTTCGATTTCGACGATTTTGACGATGCCTTTAGCAGTGGCGAACCCGGTGGAGGCATGGGAGCCGACTTCGACGAGGAGGAGGCGATCGAGGGCGAGGGCCTCGGCGAGGGCAATGGCGGCGCGTTCCTAGACGAATTTGAAGATTTTAACGATTTGGATTTGGGCAATTTGCCCGAGTTCGACTTTTCCGACGATACGAGCGGTTCGACCACTGGAGGTTTTGGGATCGACGACGGTAGTATGGGTCTCGGCGATCTCGATCGCGCCTATGCGATGCCGGAAGATACCGACGGCTCGATCATTCGCGACGACGAGATTTTCAGCATTGCCGGGAGCGCGCAGCAAGTTCCCGCCTTCGCCCAGACCGAAAGCCCGCCAGAACCGAGTAGCGTCAACACCGACCCGGGAATGCTCGGGTTCTTGGAAACGGCGAACCTGTCGAAAAAACACATGTGGGTCGGCTTGATGACCGGGGCAATTTCGGCGATCGCCGCCGCCTCGATGAGCTACGCTGCCGCTCGCGGTCAGTGGCCGCGCGTGGTCAAAGACCCGGCCATGGTTCTGGCTGCGGGAGTGGCGGGGATCGTCAGCACCTACGCCTTCGGCAATGTCAGCGCCCGTCAGATCCGCCGCTCCACCGACGACCTGCAATCCCAATTCGATGCGGTGTCCCAGGGGAACTTGAGCGCGCGGGCGACGGTGTTTTCCGAAGATGAATTCGGCCAACTGGCGCACAAGTTCAACCAGATGGCCCGGGTGATCTACACCACCACCGGGGAAGCCCAACGCAAAGCCGAAGAACAAGAACAAGCCCGGGAAGACTTGCAACGTCAGGTGATCCGCTTGCTCGACGACGTGGAAGGGGCGGCGCGCGGCGACCTCACCGTGCAGGCGGAAGTGACCGCCGACGTCCTCGGCGCCGTGGCGGACTCGTTCAACTTGACGATTCAGAACTTGCGCGAGATTGTCTTGCAGGTGAAGTTAGCGGCCCGGCAGGTGACCCGAGGGGCGACGGATAGCGAATCGTTCGCCCGCAGCTTGTCGTCGGACGCCTTGCGCCAAGCGGAAGAACTGGCGGCGACCCTCAATTCCGTGCAGGAAATGACCAAATCGATCCAACGGGTGGCCGACAGCGCCCGGGAGGCGGAAGACGTGGCCCGTTCGGCGTCGGCGACGGCCCTCAAAGGGGGGGAAGCGGTGGAACAAACCGTGGTCGGGATTTTGGAAGTGCGCGAGACGGTAGCAGAAACGACGCGAAAAGTCAAGCGATTGGCGGAATCGTCTCAAGAAATTTCCAAGATCGTCGCCGTGATTTCTTCGATCGCTTCGCGGACGAACTTACTCGCCCTCAACGCCAGTATCGAAGCGGCCCGGGCCGGAGAAGCGGGACGCGGGTTCGCGATCGTCGCCGACGAAGTGCGCCAGTTGGCCGACCGATCTGCCAAAGCCCTCAAAGAAATCGAACAGATCGTCATGCAGATCCAAAGCGAGACCGGGGCGGTGATGATGGCGATGGAAGAAGGCACCCAACAGGTGATCGAAGGGACCAAACGGGCCGAACAAGCCAAGCGCGCCCTGGAAAATATCATTCAGGTGACCAACCGGATCGACGTGTTGGTGCGATCGATTACCGCCGATACGGTGGAGCAGACGGAAACCTCGCGCTCGGTCGCCCAGGTGATGCAGGCGGTGGAATTGACCGCCCAAGAAACCTCCCAGGAAGCCCAACGGGTCTCCGTTTCCCTGCAAAACTTGGTCGGCGTCGCCCGCGACTTGCTCACCTCCGTGGAACGCTTCCGGGTCGAAACCGTCGAACGCCGCTAA